A single region of the Anaerolineae bacterium genome encodes:
- a CDS encoding MoaD/ThiS family protein, with amino-acid sequence MAEIQVDVWLYGRLARYAGEGAGSGYANVKLSLPAGSTMRRLLEHFGIPSEERGITFISGQLSAMPGLQPDLDHVLQDGDRVGIFDLTSMWPFQYRHGAAMTEEMRRALAEREDAGLHHTYRGA; translated from the coding sequence ATGGCAGAGATTCAGGTGGATGTCTGGTTGTACGGCCGGCTGGCACGCTATGCCGGCGAAGGGGCCGGCAGTGGGTACGCCAATGTCAAGCTGAGCCTGCCGGCGGGCAGTACCATGCGCCGGCTGCTCGAACATTTCGGCATTCCCTCCGAGGAGCGGGGCATCACGTTCATCAGCGGCCAGCTCAGCGCCATGCCCGGCCTTCAGCCGGACCTGGATCACGTCCTGCAGGATGGCGATCGGGTGGGGATTTTCGACCTGACCAGTATGTGGCCGTTCCAGTACCGCCATGGTGCGGCTATGACGGAGGAAATGCGCCGCGCGCTGGCAGAGCGGGAGGATGCCGGCCTGCATCATACCTATCGCGGCGCCTAG